One genomic region from Methanocaldococcus fervens AG86 encodes:
- a CDS encoding DUF2283 domain-containing protein: MKEYKATNLDYDMRNDSLYIYTKGKEYKGSLDLGDIIIDFSEDGSPKGIEILDASKKFKIPKYDLKNIVSFNSIIEITKDVVKIEMKITVLKRNKEVEKSIIAKGLNEMNLAEGIATMTC, translated from the coding sequence ATGAAAGAATATAAAGCAACAAACTTAGATTATGACATGAGAAACGACAGCTTATATATCTACACAAAAGGGAAAGAATATAAAGGTTCATTAGACTTAGGGGATATTATAATTGACTTCAGCGAAGATGGAAGTCCTAAGGGAATTGAGATATTAGATGCCTCAAAAAAATTCAAAATCCCAAAATATGACCTAAAAAATATCGTAAGCTTTAATAGCATAATAGAAATTACAAAAGACGTTGTAAAAATAGAAATGAAAATTACAGTATTGAAAAGAAATAAAGAAGTGGAAAAATCAATTATTGCTAAGGGCTTAAACGAGATGAACTTAGCAGAAGGCATAGCAACAATGACATGCTAA
- a CDS encoding ArsR family transcriptional regulator has protein sequence MIRKTLMKKNVDKILELLEEEGEMFFGQLQRKTGINPSNLTLLLSELLLEGLVSKTEKSDYEGGRVKSYYSITERGKEALKILKLLKTFEKLKDNQALEIHFKVIDLDSQNSISEHG, from the coding sequence ATGATTAGAAAAACATTAATGAAGAAAAACGTTGATAAAATTCTTGAACTTCTTGAGGAAGAGGGTGAGATGTTTTTTGGACAACTTCAAAGAAAAACAGGCATAAATCCAAGTAATTTAACATTGCTTTTATCAGAGTTATTGCTTGAAGGATTAGTAAGTAAAACAGAAAAAAGCGATTATGAGGGTGGTAGAGTAAAATCATATTATTCAATCACTGAAAGAGGTAAAGAAGCGTTAAAAATCTTAAAGCTATTGAAAACATTTGAAAAGTTAAAAGATAACCAAGCACTTGAAATTCATTTCAAAGTCATAGATTTGGATTCACAAAATTCCATATCTGAGCATGGGTAA
- a CDS encoding AAA family ATPase — protein sequence MAYDNIKREIISMLKRMPNKQADWDNDLLPTLKAMFNPKSVSNAKSQLISEGCISQEIIDGRKIITLIKDPYEISSPNTFDEEFFLANYEYKIKKYFKEKLSTEGPEWNVFDVEEFTYHFIDCLEINDKIVNNPYECRRLINEIYKEAYEEIFGGVPESIVRIRNLRENMVKISELQSKHVGKLIEFEGMIIQAGKPMSRVAKGAFECPRCGRVKYVELDIWDDPINVAKELSCPECDIKGFRYLESESEHVNFQEIYVQQPLELSKDGKQHTITVFAEGFPPIYNGKVKITGVAIKKKIKGSVSKIFIRAFNIEQLDKIDIEITEEDIEKIRKVAKDKNVIEKLANYMFREIKGHEIVKKAIFLQQIKGITFLNGKTLKRGDINILLITDPGIGKTTIMRKLELYGNKYVSGATTSVAGLAAAVVRGPTEFGEGYILKPGALVLADGNTCCVDEIGVNKELTKALLEAMESQTVHVNKGGFDAVLPARCAILAACNPKRGRFDRNKTVIEQIELSAPMFSRFDLIFPLMDIPDKNKDAEIIDHIIDEINRAIDGKKEKLVINGVEIDDEFILKYILHARTYMPKISKEAKEVLKNYYVEMRKLGEGDNPIPITARQAEAIIRLAGAIAKAKLKKIVGEDDVMEAIEIMDYCLKQIAYDPESGSIDIDKIAGTPKSKRDKVEKVLSIVKEISDSRDDGLAPEEDIKDKAKDMGLSEKDVDDALSYLKKVGDIHSPKPGYWQLI from the coding sequence ATGGCTTATGATAATATAAAAAGAGAAATTATAAGCATGTTAAAAAGAATGCCTAACAAACAGGCGGATTGGGATAATGATTTATTACCAACTTTAAAGGCAATGTTTAACCCAAAATCTGTTTCAAACGCCAAATCCCAATTAATCTCAGAAGGCTGTATATCTCAAGAAATTATTGATGGAAGAAAAATTATAACCCTCATTAAAGACCCTTATGAAATATCCTCCCCTAACACTTTTGATGAAGAATTTTTCTTAGCTAACTATGAATATAAGATAAAAAAATACTTCAAAGAAAAGTTATCAACTGAAGGACCAGAGTGGAATGTTTTTGATGTTGAGGAATTTACATATCATTTCATAGATTGTTTGGAGATAAATGATAAGATAGTTAATAATCCTTATGAGTGTAGAAGATTGATAAATGAGATTTATAAAGAAGCTTATGAGGAGATTTTTGGTGGAGTTCCTGAAAGTATTGTTAGGATAAGGAATCTTAGAGAAAATATGGTTAAGATTTCTGAACTTCAAAGTAAGCATGTTGGTAAGCTTATAGAGTTTGAAGGCATGATTATTCAGGCAGGAAAGCCAATGAGTAGGGTTGCAAAAGGGGCGTTTGAATGTCCAAGATGTGGTAGGGTTAAGTATGTTGAGCTTGATATTTGGGATGACCCTATTAACGTGGCTAAGGAGTTAAGTTGTCCTGAATGTGACATAAAGGGTTTTAGGTATTTAGAGAGCGAGTCAGAGCATGTCAATTTCCAAGAAATTTATGTTCAGCAACCTTTGGAGTTAAGTAAAGACGGGAAACAACACACAATAACAGTGTTTGCTGAGGGGTTTCCACCAATATATAATGGTAAGGTTAAGATTACTGGGGTTGCTATTAAGAAGAAAATTAAGGGTTCTGTGTCAAAGATATTTATTAGAGCTTTTAATATTGAGCAGTTGGATAAAATAGACATTGAGATAACTGAGGAAGACATTGAAAAGATTAGAAAAGTGGCTAAGGATAAAAATGTAATTGAGAAATTAGCAAATTATATGTTTAGGGAGATTAAAGGGCATGAGATAGTTAAAAAAGCTATTTTTCTACAACAAATTAAAGGAATTACTTTTTTAAACGGTAAGACACTCAAAAGGGGAGATATTAATATTCTACTCATTACGGACCCGGGAATTGGAAAAACTACAATTATGAGGAAGTTAGAATTGTATGGGAATAAGTATGTGTCTGGAGCTACTACAAGTGTTGCAGGTCTTGCTGCAGCTGTAGTTAGAGGACCTACGGAATTTGGAGAAGGGTATATTTTAAAGCCTGGGGCATTGGTGTTAGCAGATGGTAATACTTGCTGTGTTGATGAGATTGGGGTAAATAAAGAATTAACTAAGGCATTACTCGAAGCTATGGAGAGTCAAACAGTTCATGTTAATAAAGGTGGTTTTGATGCTGTATTACCAGCAAGATGTGCAATTTTAGCCGCATGTAATCCAAAGAGGGGGAGGTTTGATAGGAATAAGACAGTTATAGAACAGATTGAGTTGTCAGCCCCTATGTTTAGTAGGTTTGATTTAATATTTCCGTTAATGGACATTCCGGATAAAAACAAGGATGCTGAGATTATAGACCACATTATTGATGAAATAAATAGAGCAATTGATGGAAAAAAAGAAAAACTTGTTATAAATGGCGTAGAAATAGATGATGAGTTTATTTTAAAGTATATACTCCATGCGAGAACATACATGCCTAAGATTAGTAAAGAAGCAAAAGAGGTTTTAAAGAACTATTATGTTGAAATGAGGAAGTTGGGTGAGGGGGATAATCCAATACCTATAACGGCAAGACAAGCCGAGGCAATTATTAGATTAGCAGGAGCGATAGCTAAGGCTAAGTTAAAGAAAATTGTAGGAGAAGACGATGTAATGGAAGCCATTGAAATTATGGATTATTGCCTAAAACAAATCGCCTACGACCCTGAATCTGGAAGTATTGATATAGATAAGATAGCTGGAACTCCGAAATCTAAGAGAGATAAGGTTGAGAAGGTTTTGAGTATTGTTAAAGAGATTTCTGACTCAAGGGATGATGGTTTAGCTCCTGAGGAGGATATTAAGGATAAAGCCAAAGATATGGGATTATCAGAGAAAGATGTGGATGATGCTTTGAGTTATTTAAAGAAAGTTGGGGATATTCATAGTCCTAAGCCAGGTTATTGGCAACTTATATGA
- a CDS encoding ribonuclease H-like domain-containing protein, whose translation MVKAIIDIETTGLNPMEHRIVAIGVRIGDRTIILMDESEYYLLVNFWDTVEKEGIEKIIGFNIDFDWQFLKLRSLYHRLKIKHFRKYQGRVDLRQILNGSGGQYKKGTKLVDYCRFLGIDVPEDDANGSEIPELWKKFEEEGDEEAKRKICEHLKRDLERTWELYKILVDCGLIEE comes from the coding sequence ATGGTTAAGGCAATCATTGACATTGAAACCACTGGACTCAACCCTATGGAGCATCGTATAGTTGCCATTGGTGTAAGGATTGGTGATAGGACCATAATCTTAATGGATGAGTCAGAGTATTATTTGCTGGTTAATTTTTGGGATACGGTAGAAAAAGAAGGAATTGAAAAAATTATCGGCTTTAACATCGACTTTGATTGGCAGTTCTTAAAATTGAGAAGCTTATATCATAGGTTGAAAATAAAGCATTTCAGAAAATACCAGGGCAGAGTAGATTTAAGGCAGATATTGAATGGAAGTGGTGGGCAGTATAAGAAGGGGACAAAGTTGGTAGATTACTGTAGGTTTTTGGGAATTGATGTTCCAGAGGATGACGCTAATGGAAGTGAAATTCCAGAGCTTTGGAAGAAGTTTGAAGAAGAAGGAGATGAAGAAGCTAAACGCAAAATCTGTGAGCATTTAAAGAGAGACTTAGAGAGAACTTGGGAGCTGTATAAAATATTAGTTGATTGTGGTTTGATTGAGGAATAA
- a CDS encoding DUF2540 domain-containing protein: MRRVTFYLCKNIDGRKLRYLLHKLENVENIDIETLRRAIEAEKKFKRSLTLTEEEEAILERLGKSANLLLNCELVKLDEGERA; the protein is encoded by the coding sequence ATGAGGAGGGTTACTTTTTATCTCTGTAAAAACATTGATGGCAGAAAACTAAGATATCTTTTACATAAGCTTGAAAATGTTGAAAATATAGATATTGAGACATTGAGGAGGGCAATTGAAGCAGAGAAAAAGTTTAAAAGGTCTCTAACTCTTACAGAGGAAGAGGAAGCAATTTTGGAGAGGTTGGGTAAGAGTGCTAATTTGTTGTTGAATTGTGAGTTGGTGAAGTTGGATGAGGGAGAAAGAGCTTAA